The Borreliella burgdorferi B31 genome includes a region encoding these proteins:
- a CDS encoding DUF226 domain-containing protein, which yields MENALEPIETVEKGKCKVECQNKERFILIEKENGKAMYHTKIMMDIYKFGVYEKKHEFRLSLRALFNGERIVEETHLYPIKEGDKFIGIFYGYRKPIKKPLIKYQINGARKAYALARAYYMEFRFKAGSVFCYFKGLYRLLDKKRTNNHYNKVLFSMFTDLEQQVYKFYGKKYPEQGPLIKWIIKNLK from the coding sequence ATGGAAAATGCACTAGAACCTATTGAAACTGTAGAAAAAGGTAAATGTAAAGTTGAATGCCAAAATAAAGAACGCTTTATTTTAATTGAAAAAGAAAATGGTAAAGCAATGTATCATACAAAAATAATGATGGATATTTATAAATTTGGAGTTTATGAGAAAAAACACGAATTTAGATTATCATTGAGGGCCTTATTTAATGGGGAAAGAATTGTTGAAGAAACTCATTTGTACCCAATTAAAGAAGGAGATAAGTTTATTGGTATTTTTTATGGCTACAGAAAACCAATAAAAAAGCCATTAATAAAGTATCAAATAAACGGGGCTAGAAAAGCATATGCATTAGCAAGGGCATATTATATGGAATTTAGATTTAAAGCCGGAAGTGTTTTTTGCTATTTTAAAGGGCTATATCGATTATTAGATAAAAAAAGAACAAATAATCATTACAACAAAGTTTTATTTAGTATGTTTACGGATTTAGAACAACAAGTATATAAATTTTATGGGAAAAAATACCCGGAACAAGGACCGTTAATAAAATGGATAATAAAAAACCTAAAATAA
- a CDS encoding ParA family protein: MDNKKPKIITIASIKGGVGKSTSAIIMATLLAKEHKVLLIDMDTQASTTSYFYKEILNQNIDIVKINVYRVLKEKIDINDSIVKIKENLDLIPSYLTLNKFLSESIPLKELRLQNNLEFLKRRYHYVIIDTNPSLDYTLSNALMTSNCIIVPMTAEKWAVESLELLEFHMNNLKIKIPIFLVITRFKKNNTHKQLLQHVESKTGFLGFIHEREDLNKKIAKNEEFDMTKDYINEYKGVLSRFLIVYDEYVK, encoded by the coding sequence ATGGATAATAAAAAACCTAAAATAATCACAATAGCGTCAATTAAGGGCGGTGTTGGGAAAAGTACAAGTGCTATTATAATGGCAACATTGCTTGCAAAAGAGCATAAAGTTCTTTTAATTGATATGGATACACAAGCATCCACTACAAGTTATTTTTATAAAGAAATTTTAAATCAAAATATTGATATTGTGAAAATTAATGTATATAGAGTGTTAAAAGAAAAAATAGATATTAATGATTCAATTGTAAAGATTAAAGAAAATTTAGACTTAATCCCCAGTTATTTAACTTTAAATAAATTTTTAAGCGAATCCATACCATTAAAAGAGTTAAGGTTGCAAAATAATTTAGAATTTTTAAAGCGGAGGTATCATTATGTAATAATAGATACTAATCCTAGTTTAGATTACACTCTGTCAAATGCTTTAATGACTAGTAATTGCATAATAGTTCCAATGACTGCGGAAAAATGGGCGGTTGAAAGTTTAGAATTATTGGAATTTCATATGAACAATTTAAAAATAAAAATTCCAATATTTTTGGTTATAACACGATTTAAGAAAAACAATACTCATAAGCAATTGTTACAACACGTTGAATCTAAGACAGGATTTTTGGGATTTATCCATGAACGAGAAGATTTAAATAAAAAAATTGCTAAAAATGAAGAGTTTGATATGACCAAAGATTATATTAATGAATATAAAGGGGTATTATCAAGATTTTTAATTGTATATGATGAATATGTTAAATAA
- a CDS encoding chromosome replication/partitioning protein — MEIELNERVISRATDPDGEKKLITKEEIFAHYNDLKNRLKTNIKKKIFYKVESIRILKEIKDNEYYKLDGYKSFDAFIKDYQLARTQVYIYLKLAKALQAGILNEDYIIENGIYNSLDKIESQETPIVKKSKQNPIKPLRFQLKKQESYDFYKSNAKFTGFMLDKLFSDGKEIIKKLMKEYKELKG, encoded by the coding sequence ATGGAAATAGAATTAAATGAGAGAGTTATATCAAGGGCAACAGATCCTGACGGTGAAAAAAAATTAATTACCAAAGAGGAGATATTTGCTCATTACAATGATTTAAAAAATAGATTAAAGACTAATATAAAAAAGAAAATTTTTTATAAGGTCGAAAGTATTAGAATTTTAAAAGAAATCAAAGATAATGAATACTATAAACTTGATGGTTATAAAAGTTTTGATGCTTTTATAAAAGACTATCAATTGGCAAGAACGCAAGTTTATATATATCTAAAATTAGCAAAAGCATTACAAGCAGGAATTCTTAATGAAGATTATATAATTGAAAATGGTATTTACAATTCTCTTGATAAAATAGAGAGTCAAGAAACCCCAATAGTAAAAAAATCAAAACAAAATCCAATAAAACCCTTAAGATTTCAACTTAAAAAGCAAGAAAGTTATGATTTTTATAAAAGTAATGCTAAATTTACAGGGTTTATGTTAGATAAATTATTTAGTGATGGAAAAGAAATAATTAAAAAACTTATGAAAGAATATAAAGAATTAAAAGGATAA
- the bdr gene encoding Bdr family repetitive protein, producing the protein MNSLTYRTYNIESIKNEFLKIGFSEEAIDFVFLHNDNYNFEFLKEKLINVEKNLQKDISNLDIKIDTVEKNLNTKIDNVEKNLNTKIDNVEKNLNLKIDNLDSKIDTVEKNLNTKIDNVEKNLNLKMDGLNIKIDNVEKSLNQKLSMGNRLVHFMIITAAILGPILNALFMKYLQGGK; encoded by the coding sequence ATGAATAGTTTGACTTACAGAACATACAATATAGAAAGTATAAAAAATGAGTTTTTAAAGATAGGATTTAGTGAAGAGGCAATAGATTTTGTTTTTCTGCATAATGATAATTACAACTTTGAATTTTTAAAAGAAAAATTGATTAATGTAGAAAAGAATTTACAAAAGGATATATCTAATTTAGACATTAAGATTGATACTGTAGAAAAGAATTTAAACACTAAAATAGACAATGTAGAAAAGAATTTAAACACTAAAATAGACAATGTAGAAAAGAATTTAAATCTAAAAATAGATAATTTAGACTCTAAAATAGATACTGTAGAAAAGAATTTAAACACTAAAATAGACAATGTTGAAAAGAATTTAAACCTAAAAATGGATGGCTTGAATATCAAAATAGACAATGTAGAAAAGAGTTTAAATCAAAAACTTAGCATGGGTAACAGACTAGTACATTTTATGATAATAACAGCAGCAATTCTAGGGCCAATTTTGAATGCCCTATTTATGAAATATTTACAAGGTGGCAAATAA
- a CDS encoding DUF244 domain-containing protein, which translates to MENLSNNNNPQENIQGELKMISINQQSFTGCEIFEEKSSPIKEKSKLSKIGKKLPGISSQECFRFNRNIDFSVQRNKLDKYGASEVGNILVGGAGLKDLMINRVLKYFNMSLPFEENLYMLKGKELENLGFREFVKAYGDNIDILYKNKYANGVDKYNYFKKMGSSETLVGSTIDGWFINNNGDLELLEIKSSDSNYMSSAIAEYNKNGNFLSSKYFFKYYIQAQMQLACTGLEYCNLFFLIDAAPINCKIKRDEALISKVFEFVNKCELEIINLKKDIYSNYREEYLMAHNFNEDTFIKLVEDLVERSDFYSSEVEFDWVREFIEYVDCADLEIKDNQSAENLAYDLMEIDSLQKELNRIQNENKKKEKPIKDRLKMLIYNITNTYPLIEQLNYKFGEFVFTLDPKKRAISDRLKGLLPTSGTVFFPSNIAFANSVSVPM; encoded by the coding sequence ATGGAAAATCTTTCAAACAATAATAATCCACAAGAAAATATTCAAGGAGAGCTCAAAATGATAAGTATTAATCAACAAAGTTTTACTGGTTGTGAAATATTTGAGGAAAAATCTTCTCCCATTAAAGAAAAAAGTAAATTAAGTAAGATAGGTAAGAAATTACCAGGAATAAGTAGTCAAGAATGTTTTAGATTTAATCGCAATATTGATTTTAGTGTGCAAAGAAACAAGTTAGATAAATACGGCGCTAGTGAAGTAGGCAATATTCTTGTTGGAGGTGCTGGGCTGAAAGATTTAATGATAAACAGAGTGCTTAAATATTTTAATATGAGTCTACCTTTTGAAGAGAATTTATATATGCTCAAGGGCAAAGAGTTAGAGAATTTAGGATTTAGAGAGTTTGTTAAAGCATACGGTGATAATATTGATATTTTATATAAAAATAAATATGCCAACGGTGTTGATAAGTATAATTATTTCAAAAAAATGGGCAGTTCAGAAACTTTAGTGGGCTCAACAATTGATGGCTGGTTTATCAATAATAATGGCGATTTAGAACTATTAGAGATTAAAAGTAGCGACTCTAATTATATGAGTAGTGCTATTGCTGAGTACAATAAAAATGGCAATTTTTTAAGCAGTAAATATTTTTTCAAATATTATATACAAGCACAAATGCAGCTAGCATGCACTGGGCTTGAGTATTGTAATTTGTTCTTTTTAATAGATGCTGCACCAATTAACTGTAAGATTAAAAGAGATGAGGCCTTAATATCAAAAGTGTTTGAATTTGTTAATAAATGTGAATTAGAAATTATAAATTTGAAAAAAGATATTTATAGTAACTATAGAGAGGAATACTTAATGGCACATAATTTTAACGAGGATACGTTTATAAAACTTGTTGAAGATTTAGTAGAAAGGAGTGATTTTTATAGTTCTGAAGTTGAGTTTGATTGGGTAAGAGAATTTATAGAATATGTTGATTGTGCAGACCTTGAAATTAAGGATAATCAATCTGCTGAAAATCTTGCGTATGATTTAATGGAGATTGATAGTCTACAAAAAGAATTAAATAGAATCCAAAACGAAAATAAAAAAAAAGAAAAGCCCATTAAAGATAGGTTGAAGATGCTAATTTACAATATTACGAATACATATCCACTAATTGAGCAGTTAAATTATAAATTTGGAGAGTTTGTGTTTACTCTTGACCCTAAGAAAAGGGCAATATCAGATAGATTAAAGGGACTACTACCAACAAGTGGTACAGTATTTTTCCCTAGTAATATAGCATTTGCAAATAGTGTTAGTGTCCCCATGTGA
- a CDS encoding DUF261 domain-containing protein, whose translation MLINKIKQDNRTLRLEIQKWGCYFLCLHYYTSLFKKREFSAYEINAAYYRFIGLGYIKSNCFIINLCMILNYYGIRSSVRYESLNYLGAANEFEISEVKIDKVNGYHFIATKNKEILYDSLDLKPRGKIFKVTSKRIFKLK comes from the coding sequence ATGCTTATTAATAAAATAAAACAAGACAATAGAACTTTAAGACTGGAGATACAAAAATGGGGTTGTTACTTTTTGTGTCTACATTATTATACAAGTCTATTTAAGAAACGTGAATTTAGTGCGTATGAGATAAATGCAGCGTATTATAGATTTATAGGACTTGGATATATTAAGAGCAATTGTTTTATTATAAATCTATGTATGATACTTAATTATTACGGAATTAGAAGTAGCGTGAGATATGAATCTTTAAATTATTTAGGTGCAGCCAATGAATTTGAAATAAGTGAAGTTAAAATCGATAAGGTTAATGGATATCACTTTATAGCAACAAAAAATAAAGAAATATTATATGATTCACTTGACTTAAAGCCACGTGGAAAAATATTTAAAGTAACTTCAAAGCGTATATTTAAACTGAAATAG
- a CDS encoding tyrosine-type recombinase/integrase: MDMNNYLNLNNFNIDFMLKLLQDHQKLINENKILKNSLKISSKPTKKASKPTPKFYLTPKIGKLIEKCIKTLKQADPISGWFLHLLAISGCRGTELQKVKMQDISTFLSKNGKTLYNIKVNVAKKRNVTCIREIVINSEEFEAIQTAHKNHFNEKNLDTRRTYFFQKSKHKFKDNQISIIHISNKFKNLLKKSGFRVNKSLHLCRNLFISNLKSNGYNSFQIKELMKYSSTNEIDNIYGLSSANKIQAYECAKKCLKL; the protein is encoded by the coding sequence ATGGACATGAATAATTATCTTAATTTAAATAATTTCAACATAGATTTTATGCTTAAATTATTACAAGATCATCAAAAACTAATAAATGAAAACAAAATTCTTAAAAATTCACTAAAAATTTCTTCTAAGCCTACTAAAAAAGCTTCAAAGCCAACTCCTAAATTTTATTTGACCCCAAAAATTGGCAAACTAATTGAAAAATGCATCAAAACTCTTAAACAAGCTGATCCAATATCTGGTTGGTTTTTACATTTACTCGCAATAAGTGGCTGCAGGGGCACCGAACTGCAAAAAGTAAAAATGCAAGATATTTCAACTTTTTTAAGCAAAAATGGAAAAACTTTATACAACATAAAAGTAAATGTGGCAAAAAAAAGAAATGTAACTTGTATTAGAGAAATTGTTATCAACTCAGAAGAGTTCGAGGCTATCCAAACAGCACACAAAAATCATTTTAATGAGAAAAATCTTGATACAAGACGTACTTATTTTTTTCAAAAATCCAAACATAAGTTTAAAGACAACCAAATTAGCATTATCCATATTTCTAATAAATTCAAAAATCTTCTCAAAAAGTCAGGGTTTCGTGTAAATAAATCTCTCCATCTATGTCGAAATTTATTTATTTCAAATTTGAAATCCAACGGCTACAATTCTTTTCAAATTAAAGAACTTATGAAATATTCTTCAACCAATGAAATTGATAATATCTACGGCCTATCTTCTGCTAATAAAATTCAAGCTTATGAATGTGCTAAAAAGTGCCTTAAACTTTAG
- the erpX gene encoding laminin-binding protein ErpX, whose translation MNKKMKIFIICAVFVLISSCKIDATGKDATGKDATGKDATGKDATGKNAEQNIKGKVQGFLEKILDPVKDKIASNGPIADELAKKLQEEEKVNNGEEENDKAVFLGEESKEDEEENEQAVNLEEKNAEEDKKVVNLEEKELEVKKETEEDEDKEEIEKQKQEVEKAQERKQRQEEKKRKKQEQQEEKKRKRQEQRKERRAKNKIKKLADKIDEISWNIDGIESQTSVKPKAVIDKITGPVYDYFTDDNKKAIYKTWGDLEDEEGEGLGKLLKELSDTRDELRTKLNKDNKKYYAHENEPPLKENVDVSEIKEDLEKVKSGLEKVKEYLKDNSKFEEIKGYISYSQ comes from the coding sequence ATGAATAAAAAAATGAAAATATTTATTATTTGTGCTGTATTTGTGCTGATAAGTTCTTGCAAGATTGATGCAACTGGTAAAGATGCAACTGGTAAAGATGCAACTGGTAAAGATGCAACTGGTAAAGATGCAACTGGTAAAAATGCAGAACAAAATATAAAAGGGAAAGTTCAAGGATTTTTAGAAAAGATTTTAGATCCAGTAAAGGATAAAATTGCTTCAAATGGTCCAATAGCAGATGAATTGGCAAAAAAATTACAAGAAGAAGAAAAGGTAAATAACGGGGAAGAAGAAAATGATAAAGCTGTCTTTTTAGGAGAAGAATCAAAAGAGGATGAAGAAGAAAATGAGCAAGCTGTTAATTTAGAAGAAAAAAATGCGGAAGAGGATAAGAAAGTTGTTAATTTAGAAGAGAAAGAATTAGAAGTTAAAAAAGAGACTGAAGAAGATGAAGATAAAGAAGAAATAGAGAAACAAAAACAAGAAGTGGAAAAAGCACAAGAAAGAAAACAACGACAAGAAGAAAAGAAACGAAAAAAACAAGAACAGCAAGAAGAAAAGAAACGAAAACGACAAGAACAAAGAAAAGAAAGGAGAGCTAAAAACAAAATTAAAAAACTTGCGGATAAAATAGATGAGATAAGTTGGAATATTGATGGTATAGAAAGTCAAACAAGTGTAAAACCGAAAGCAGTTATAGATAAAATTACGGGGCCTGTATATGATTATTTTACCGATGACAACAAAAAAGCTATATATAAAACATGGGGAGATTTAGAAGATGAAGAAGGCGAAGGATTGGGAAAATTATTGAAAGAATTGAGTGATACTAGAGATGAGTTAAGAACCAAATTAAATAAAGATAATAAAAAATATTATGCCCATGAAAATGAGCCTCCTCTAAAAGAAAATGTAGATGTCAGCGAAATTAAAGAAGATTTAGAAAAAGTAAAATCAGGATTAGAAAAGGTTAAAGAATATCTTAAAGACAATTCTAAATTTGAAGAAATTAAAGGATACATCAGTTACAGTCAGTAA
- a CDS encoding DUF643 domain-containing protein, translated as MTYTNEISDFDDNLYKKTKKEIDKLINKLYLTSQITLKQKRQIYSAVERMQKYVIKTGKSVLLESEKEFVKDTLKRKNLIKKFKSFKVDFSYKERMLEKCLERLGEDKSIEFLIFVYQILNGIREKVLELDFQIDAIEEFRDILFLSIHYYDKRLFTSKNLMNEMKDFSEKVELFYSNMQ; from the coding sequence ATGACGTATACAAATGAGATTTCAGATTTTGATGATAATTTATATAAGAAAACAAAAAAAGAAATAGATAAACTTATAAACAAGCTCTATTTAACTAGCCAAATAACTCTAAAGCAAAAAAGACAAATATACAGTGCTGTTGAAAGAATGCAAAAATACGTAATAAAAACCGGAAAAAGTGTTCTTTTAGAATCGGAAAAAGAATTTGTTAAAGACACTTTGAAAAGAAAAAATCTAATAAAAAAATTTAAAAGTTTTAAAGTTGATTTTAGCTACAAGGAAAGAATGCTAGAAAAATGTTTAGAAAGATTAGGAGAAGATAAATCCATCGAATTTTTGATTTTTGTTTATCAAATTCTTAATGGGATAAGAGAAAAAGTATTAGAATTAGACTTTCAAATAGATGCGATTGAAGAATTTAGAGATATTTTATTTTTGAGTATACACTATTATGATAAAAGACTTTTCACAAGTAAAAATCTTATGAATGAAATGAAAGATTTTTCCGAAAAAGTAGAATTATTTTATAGTAATATGCAATAA
- a CDS encoding DUF603 domain-containing protein, with amino-acid sequence MKKVKRPFDDYVVYFREGSLNDREIAKKLGVSKVNVWRMRQKWESGESIVNQDARVTISEDTLEHLLSQTFRSEVNARKVISELDIECANLKLGFIRAFKQYSSVELTGMRTKIENLRAEIDALNKASSKKNKQFVNGEINSLKSELDEYIKECSTREMELYYECMKKLTTANEAESKSNYKNSKGHK; translated from the coding sequence TTGAAAAAAGTTAAAAGGCCTTTTGATGATTATGTTGTGTATTTTAGAGAAGGATCGTTAAATGATAGAGAAATAGCGAAAAAATTAGGAGTTTCTAAAGTAAATGTGTGGAGAATGAGACAAAAGTGGGAAAGTGGAGAAAGTATTGTTAACCAGGACGCTAGAGTAACAATTAGTGAAGATACTTTAGAACACCTTTTATCGCAAACCTTTAGATCAGAAGTTAACGCTAGGAAAGTTATAAGTGAATTAGATATAGAGTGTGCTAATTTAAAATTAGGATTTATACGTGCATTTAAGCAATATTCTAGTGTTGAACTTACTGGTATGCGAACTAAAATAGAAAATTTAAGAGCTGAAATTGACGCTTTAAATAAAGCAAGTAGTAAAAAAAACAAGCAATTTGTTAATGGAGAAATTAATTCTTTAAAAAGCGAGCTTGATGAATATATAAAGGAGTGTTCAACAAGAGAAATGGAGCTTTACTATGAATGTATGAAAAAACTTACAACTGCTAATGAGGCTGAAAGCAAAAGCAACTACAAAAATAGCAAAGGGCACAAGTGA
- a CDS encoding PBSX family phage terminase large subunit: protein MNLYQTKLFTILQKEYKNKYGVDISQFVKLTNSSINFDKFEEEQLTLKQKNVIKSIKKNNEKKIILSGGIASGKTYLACYLFIKSLIENKKLYSSDTNNFIIGNSQRSVEVNVLGQFEKLCKLLKIPYIPRHTNNSYILIDSLRINLHGGDKASDFERFRGSNSALIFVNEATTLHKQTLEEVLKRLRCGQETIIFDTNPDHPEHYFKTDYIDNIATFKTYNFTTYDNVLLSKGFIETQEKLYKDIPSYKARVLLGEWIASTDSIFTQINITNDYVFTSPIAYLDPAFSVGGDNTALCVMERVDDKYYAFVFQDQRPANDPYIMNMVKTVLENFNVHTFYLEDRDNTKGAGGLTREYILLRNNMGQYFRIVPVKPKSNKFSRITALITPFIYKKLYITKYSSSSVFNDIYSYKGDNKTHDDALDAISAAYLMLSLGYRERSVHFGNQRFL from the coding sequence GTGAACTTATATCAAACAAAACTTTTTACAATACTACAAAAGGAATACAAAAATAAATATGGAGTTGATATATCACAATTTGTAAAGCTAACAAATTCTTCAATTAATTTTGATAAGTTTGAAGAAGAGCAGCTAACTTTAAAACAAAAAAATGTGATAAAAAGCATTAAAAAGAATAATGAAAAAAAGATTATACTCAGCGGCGGCATAGCTAGCGGCAAAACGTATCTTGCATGTTATCTTTTTATAAAAAGTTTAATTGAAAATAAAAAGCTATATTCTAGCGATACGAATAATTTCATTATAGGGAATTCACAACGCTCAGTTGAAGTTAATGTTTTGGGGCAATTTGAAAAGCTATGCAAACTGCTTAAAATTCCTTATATTCCAAGACATACAAATAATTCATATATTCTGATTGATTCACTGCGAATTAATCTACATGGTGGAGATAAGGCAAGTGATTTTGAAAGATTTAGGGGAAGTAATTCAGCACTTATTTTTGTTAATGAGGCTACAACTTTACACAAGCAAACTTTAGAGGAAGTCTTAAAAAGATTAAGATGCGGGCAAGAAACTATTATTTTTGATACTAATCCTGATCATCCAGAACACTATTTTAAAACCGATTATATTGATAATATAGCGACCTTTAAGACATATAATTTTACAACTTATGATAATGTTCTACTTAGTAAAGGATTTATCGAAACACAAGAAAAGCTCTATAAAGATATACCATCATATAAAGCAAGAGTTTTGCTAGGGGAGTGGATAGCAAGCACCGATTCAATTTTTACACAAATAAATATTACTAATGATTATGTATTTACTAGCCCGATAGCATATTTAGACCCAGCATTTAGTGTTGGCGGGGATAACACTGCATTATGTGTTATGGAGCGGGTTGATGATAAGTATTATGCTTTTGTATTTCAAGACCAACGACCAGCCAATGACCCGTATATTATGAATATGGTTAAGACCGTTTTAGAAAATTTTAATGTACATACATTTTATTTAGAAGATAGAGACAATACAAAAGGTGCTGGTGGATTGACCCGCGAATACATCTTGCTAAGAAATAATATGGGTCAATATTTTAGAATTGTTCCAGTTAAGCCAAAGTCTAATAAATTTAGCAGAATAACAGCGTTAATTACGCCGTTTATTTATAAGAAACTGTACATTACGAAGTACAGCAGTTCTTCTGTATTTAATGATATTTATTCGTATAAAGGAGATAACAAAACCCATGATGATGCTCTTGATGCAATATCTGCAGCATATTTGATGTTGTCTTTAGGGTATAGAGAGAGAAGTGTTCACTTTGGCAATCAAAGATTTTTGTAA